GGGAAGGGGAGCGAGGCCCAGCGTTTCGAGCCCCCGGCGGAACTTATCACAGGCGTCCCACACCCTGGCGAGAGACCGCCCCACGTGCGCCTCATCCGTCAAGGCGGCCACGCCTGCCGCCTGGGCGACGGCGTTCACATGCCAGGGCGGCGCCACGCGATGCAAAACGGCTACCACCTGCGGGGGCGCGACGGCATAACCCAACCGTAGCCCCGCCAAGCCGTAGAGCTTCGTCAGGGACCGGATGACGAGGATATTGTCGAGATCCAACTCGATGGCGGAGCGGAGGCCGGCGAGACGGTAGGCGGCGAATTCGAAATACGACTCGTCCACCACGAAAAGGCAAGCTGGGTGCGCCCGGGCCCAGCGAGCGATCACGTCGGTCGGAACCAGCGTTCCCGTCGGGTTGTTGGGGGTGCATAGGAACACGACGGCGGGGCGGACCGTGTCGAGCACGGCCGCGACCCCGTCCGGGTCCACAGCGAACCCCGTTTCCGCCCGCGCCCGCCAGAACTGCACCCGGGCCCCCATCAGCCGGGCCACCCGTTCGTACTCGCCAAAGGTGGGCCCCACGATCATCACGGTGTCTCTGGAGCGGATGTACCCCAGAGCAACCAGCCAGAGCAGCTCGCTGGCCCCGTTGCCGGCGACGATGCGCTCGGGTCCCACCCCGAGGCGGGCAGACAGGGCGCGCCGCAGAGCCCGCGCCTCTCGGTCCGGGTAGCGATGCGCCGGCACCGAGGCCAGCGCCCGTGTCACAGCAGGCGACGGGCCATAAGGGTTGTCGTTGACACTAAAGTCGACGACCTCCTCTGGGTCGAGGCCCCAGGCTTCCAACTCGGCCGGATCGGCTGCGCCGTGCGTGACAAAAGGGACGTTGGCAATCGCCGACTTCGGTTGCGGCAGCACCGTCGTCCCTCCTATTCCCACCGTCCCACCGTGGGTCTCCGCCATGAATGGAAAGGGAAAGCGCCGCACCGGGCCTGCGGGGGAAGCATCACGCCCGCAACGCGATGACGGCGCACGCCAGGACGATGGCCATCGCCACGGTGCCGTAGAAGAGCCGGACGGCCCGCTCGATGTCGCTCGGTCCGGGCAGGGCCAGCCCCGCGCCCAACTTGTAGTGCCCGGCCTTCTCCAGTTCCACCCCCAGCGCACCGGCCATGGCGCTCATGGGATGACCGGCGTTGGGACTTGCCGTCTTGCCGGCGTCTTGCCGCCAGATGCTGAGAGCTCCCCGTGCATCCTCGCGGAGGCAGGCGGCCGCGAGTACCAGCAGGGCCGCGGTCAGCCGTGCGGGATCAGGTTGGCCGCGTCGTCGGCTCGGGCCGCCGCCTTGCCCAGCCACTCGCGGGACGGATCACGGTAGCCCAGCATGGCGTCCGCGGTGTTGAGGAACCGGTACGCCAGCGCCCGGGTAGGCCCGCGAGGACGTAGTAGAAGAGCGGCGCGACCACGCTGTCCGACGCGTTCTCGGCTACGGACTCGATCGTCGCTGCCGCCAGCCGGGGAGCATCCAGGCCGCGGGTGTCGCGGCTCACGAGGTGGTACCCCACCAGGCACCGGGCCTGGCACACATCGCCCGCGGCCAGGACCGCGTGCACCTGGCGGGCAATTTCCGCGAGCCGGCGTGCGGAGAACGTTGTCTTCAGCACCACTGCCGCGGCGACCCAGGCCAAGGCCCGAGGCATCGTGGCCAGGAGGCGCTCAGCCACCAGCCCGGCACCGGCTGCCGCCACGGCGCCCGCCACCACCACGGCGGCCCCGTACGCCAGCCGTCCGGGTGCCGAGGAAGGTGCGCGGCAGGATGCAGCCCCGATCCCCGTCCCCATCCAGGCGACGGGATGCCACCGGTTGGGGGGCTCCCCCCACAGCGCGTCGAGGAGCA
The nucleotide sequence above comes from Thermaerobacter sp. FW80. Encoded proteins:
- a CDS encoding histidinol-phosphate transaminase produces the protein MLPQPKSAIANVPFVTHGAADPAELEAWGLDPEEVVDFSVNDNPYGPSPAVTRALASVPAHRYPDREARALRRALSARLGVGPERIVAGNGASELLWLVALGYIRSRDTVMIVGPTFGEYERVARLMGARVQFWRARAETGFAVDPDGVAAVLDTVRPAVVFLCTPNNPTGTLVPTDVIARWARAHPACLFVVDESYFEFAAYRLAGLRSAIELDLDNILVIRSLTKLYGLAGLRLGYAVAPPQVVAVLHRVAPPWHVNAVAQAAGVAALTDEAHVGRSLARVWDACDKFRRGLETLGLAPLPSATHFFLLDVGDGAAWRRRLLRYGLVVRDCASFGLPQYIRLATRREEENERLLATLARERRRAT